The Thermobispora bispora DSM 43833 genome window below encodes:
- the pdhA gene encoding pyruvate dehydrogenase (acetyl-transferring) E1 component subunit alpha codes for MTADAPHDTPPELVQLLTPEGERVEHPDYDIELTAEEVRSLYRDLVLVRRIDKEAVALQRQGELGLWASLLGQEAAQVGSGRALTDADMAFPTYREHGVAWCRGVDPVTLLGLFRGVSHGGWDPKEHNFHLYTIVIGSQTLHAVGYAMGIQRDGVEGAAIVYFGDGATSQGDVNESFIWASVFNAPVVFFCQNNQWAISEPIERQSRIPLYKRASGFGFPGIRVDGNDVFACLAVTRKALQHAREGQGPTLIEAFTYRMGAHTTSDDPTRYRLASELEAWKLKDPIERVKAYLHKNRLADQDFFAAIDAEADALAKDLRQRCLAMPDPRPEAIFEHVYATRHGLPEEEREQFMAYLGGFER; via the coding sequence GTGACAGCCGACGCCCCTCATGACACCCCCCCTGAGCTCGTCCAGCTGCTCACCCCCGAGGGGGAGCGGGTCGAGCACCCCGACTACGACATCGAGCTGACCGCGGAGGAGGTCCGGTCCCTCTACCGGGACCTGGTCCTGGTCCGCCGCATCGACAAGGAGGCCGTCGCCCTGCAGCGGCAGGGCGAGCTCGGTCTGTGGGCATCGCTGCTCGGACAGGAGGCCGCACAGGTCGGGTCCGGGCGCGCGCTCACCGATGCCGACATGGCCTTCCCCACCTACCGGGAGCACGGCGTCGCCTGGTGCCGCGGGGTCGATCCGGTGACCCTGCTCGGCCTGTTCCGCGGCGTGAGCCATGGCGGCTGGGACCCCAAGGAGCACAACTTCCACCTGTACACGATCGTCATCGGCTCCCAGACCCTGCACGCGGTCGGGTACGCCATGGGGATCCAGCGTGACGGCGTCGAGGGCGCGGCCATCGTCTACTTCGGCGATGGCGCCACCTCGCAGGGCGACGTCAACGAGTCCTTCATCTGGGCCTCGGTCTTCAACGCCCCCGTGGTGTTCTTCTGCCAGAACAACCAGTGGGCGATCTCCGAGCCCATCGAGCGCCAGTCGAGGATCCCCCTCTACAAGCGGGCGTCCGGATTCGGGTTCCCCGGCATCCGGGTCGACGGCAACGACGTCTTCGCCTGCCTCGCCGTGACCAGGAAGGCCCTGCAGCACGCCCGGGAAGGGCAGGGGCCCACGCTGATCGAGGCGTTCACCTACCGGATGGGCGCCCACACCACCTCGGACGACCCGACCCGGTACCGGCTCGCCTCGGAGCTCGAGGCCTGGAAGCTGAAGGACCCGATCGAGCGGGTCAAGGCGTACCTCCACAAGAACCGGCTCGCGGACCAGGACTTCTTCGCCGCGATCGACGCTGAGGCCGACGCCCTCGCCAAGGACCTGCGCCAGCGGTGCCTCGCCATGCCCGACCCACGGCCGGAGGCGATCTTCGAGCACGTGTACGCGACCCGGCATGGCCTGCCCGAGGAGGAGCGCGAGCAGTTCATGGCCTACCTCGGGGGGTTCGAGCGATGA
- a CDS encoding amidohydrolase encodes MPSIVVTNARVRTMDPATPTAEAVAVRDGRVLAVGRADEVRAAAGPDAEVIDAGGRTVVPGFIDPHNHLLSTAESLASVDARYPRVASVADLVEVIAAEAAVTPPGQWIRAFGMDDAKYPEGRPTMRRLDEATTDHPVIVYHVSGHQAVVNSAAFALRGITDDVIDPPGGKFVRDEGGRLTGMVLDSAMELLLPLAVDIGCHGPNFHTDLPAEQLLAWLAAAGETYLSAGVTTVCDPQVSRRELTIYRAAHAAGTLPVRTVCMPLSHMLDDLAAIGLAGPFGDDRLRFGAMKFYADGTLLGGTALFREPYGEHGQFTGYTYHAPERLTELVRRAARAGWQVGIHTQGDLAMSYALDAIKAAVAVSGDDARPRIEHCGYPTQEQIREFTALGVIPVNQPNFLYDSGTDLIRRLGPERAHRLQPMREEIDAGLRPVLSSDSFVSSLRPMETIANAIRRRTREGGPIGADQAITLDEALRAHTIDAAYALRMEDRIGSLTPGKLADLVVLDRDIEAADPDDLARASAWLTMLDGRVVYRAG; translated from the coding sequence TTGCCGTCGATCGTCGTCACCAACGCCCGGGTCCGCACCATGGACCCCGCCACGCCCACCGCGGAGGCCGTCGCCGTACGGGACGGGCGGGTGCTCGCCGTGGGCCGCGCCGACGAGGTCCGGGCCGCGGCCGGCCCGGACGCCGAGGTGATCGATGCCGGCGGGCGCACCGTGGTCCCCGGATTCATCGACCCGCACAACCACCTGCTGTCCACCGCCGAGTCCCTGGCCTCGGTCGACGCCCGTTACCCCCGGGTCGCGAGCGTCGCCGACCTCGTCGAGGTGATCGCGGCCGAGGCCGCGGTCACCCCGCCCGGCCAGTGGATCCGGGCGTTCGGCATGGACGACGCCAAGTATCCCGAGGGCCGCCCGACCATGCGGCGGCTCGACGAGGCGACCACCGACCACCCGGTGATCGTGTACCACGTCTCCGGCCACCAGGCGGTGGTCAACTCCGCCGCGTTCGCCCTGCGGGGCATCACCGACGACGTCATCGACCCGCCCGGTGGGAAGTTCGTCCGCGACGAGGGCGGGCGGCTCACCGGCATGGTGCTCGACTCGGCCATGGAGCTGCTGCTGCCGCTCGCGGTGGACATCGGCTGCCATGGCCCGAACTTCCACACCGACCTCCCGGCCGAGCAGCTCCTCGCCTGGCTCGCCGCGGCCGGGGAGACCTACCTGTCCGCCGGGGTGACCACGGTCTGCGACCCGCAGGTCTCCCGGCGCGAGCTCACCATCTACCGGGCCGCGCACGCGGCCGGCACGCTCCCGGTGCGCACGGTCTGCATGCCGCTCTCCCACATGCTCGACGACCTCGCCGCGATCGGCCTCGCCGGGCCGTTCGGCGACGACCGGCTCCGCTTCGGGGCGATGAAGTTCTACGCCGACGGCACCCTGCTCGGCGGCACCGCCCTGTTCCGCGAGCCGTACGGCGAGCACGGGCAGTTCACCGGGTACACCTACCACGCGCCCGAGCGGCTGACCGAGCTGGTCCGGCGGGCCGCCCGGGCCGGCTGGCAGGTCGGCATCCACACCCAGGGCGACCTCGCCATGTCCTACGCCCTGGACGCGATCAAGGCCGCGGTCGCGGTCAGCGGGGACGACGCCCGGCCCCGCATCGAGCACTGCGGCTACCCGACCCAGGAGCAGATCCGCGAGTTCACCGCGCTCGGCGTGATCCCGGTCAACCAGCCCAACTTCCTCTACGACAGCGGCACCGACCTCATCCGCCGGCTCGGGCCCGAGCGGGCGCACCGCCTGCAGCCGATGCGGGAGGAGATCGACGCGGGCCTGCGGCCGGTGCTCTCCAGCGACTCGTTCGTCTCCTCGCTCCGCCCGATGGAGACCATCGCCAACGCGATCCGGCGGCGCACCCGCGAAGGCGGGCCCATCGGGGCCGACCAGGCCATCACCCTCGACGAGGCGCTGCGCGCCCACACCATCGACGCCGCGTACGCGCTCCGCATGGAGGACCGAATCGGCTCGCTCACCCCGGGCAAGCTCGCCGACCTGGTGGTGCTCGACCGGGACATCGAGGCGGCGGATCCGGACGACCTGGCGCGGGCCAGCGCTTGGCTCACCATGCTGGACGGCCGCGTGGTGTACCGTGCGGGATGA
- a CDS encoding MFS transporter — MDGRTPHSAGAPRRAAIAAFVGTTIEWYDFYVYATAAALIFGDLFFPESTDPLVALMASFATYAVGFFARPLGGIVFGHFGDRVGRKSALVVTLLMMGVATFLVGLLPTYETIGVLAPIALVTLRVVQGLAVGGEWGGAVLMAVEHAPEKNRTFFGGFAQLGNPAGALLATGAFSLVTAAGDDVLRTWGWRIPFLASAVLVLVGLFIRLRVEESPVFRQVLAEKPVALPIKEALRTSWRTILLGIGTLPVAIGGYYIATTFLLAYSTGPEVGASEQLVLNGLSFASFVELVATLGVSWLGDRFGTRRVVAIGLAAVALLAFPQFMVMGSGNAFLIFLMLGAMRLAMSATYGPIATLLAEMYAPKVRYTAMSLAYQVAGAVFGGLSPLAATALVKAGGGGPVPAILLLIAMCVLSLVCLAFAPRHRDAVPQPAVPGHALS, encoded by the coding sequence ATGGACGGACGCACCCCCCACTCCGCCGGCGCGCCCAGACGCGCCGCCATCGCAGCGTTCGTCGGCACCACGATCGAGTGGTACGACTTCTACGTCTACGCGACCGCGGCCGCGCTGATCTTCGGCGACCTGTTCTTCCCCGAGTCCACGGACCCGCTGGTCGCCCTCATGGCGTCGTTCGCCACCTACGCCGTCGGGTTCTTCGCCCGCCCCCTCGGCGGGATCGTCTTCGGCCACTTCGGCGACCGGGTGGGCCGCAAGTCGGCGCTCGTGGTCACCCTGCTCATGATGGGCGTGGCGACGTTCCTCGTCGGGCTGCTCCCCACCTACGAGACGATCGGCGTGCTCGCGCCCATCGCCCTGGTGACCCTCCGCGTCGTGCAAGGGCTCGCCGTGGGCGGCGAGTGGGGCGGCGCCGTGCTCATGGCGGTCGAGCACGCCCCGGAGAAGAACCGGACCTTCTTCGGCGGCTTCGCCCAGCTCGGCAACCCCGCCGGAGCCCTCCTCGCCACCGGGGCGTTCAGCCTCGTCACCGCCGCCGGGGACGACGTGCTCCGTACCTGGGGCTGGCGGATCCCGTTCCTCGCCTCGGCCGTGCTCGTGCTCGTCGGCCTGTTCATCCGGCTCCGCGTCGAGGAGTCGCCCGTCTTCCGGCAGGTGCTCGCCGAGAAGCCCGTCGCCCTGCCGATCAAGGAGGCGCTCCGCACCTCGTGGCGGACCATCCTCCTCGGCATCGGCACGCTCCCCGTGGCCATCGGCGGCTACTACATCGCCACCACGTTCCTGCTCGCCTACTCCACCGGCCCCGAGGTCGGCGCGTCCGAGCAGCTCGTGCTCAACGGCCTCAGCTTCGCCTCGTTCGTCGAGCTCGTCGCCACCCTGGGCGTCTCCTGGCTGGGCGACCGGTTCGGCACCCGCCGGGTCGTGGCGATCGGCCTCGCCGCCGTGGCGCTGCTCGCGTTCCCGCAGTTCATGGTCATGGGATCGGGCAACGCGTTCCTCATCTTCCTGATGCTCGGCGCGATGCGGCTCGCCATGTCCGCGACCTACGGCCCGATCGCCACCCTGCTGGCGGAGATGTACGCCCCGAAGGTGCGGTACACGGCGATGTCCCTCGCCTACCAGGTCGCCGGAGCGGTCTTCGGCGGGCTCTCCCCGCTCGCGGCCACCGCGCTGGTCAAGGCCGGAGGCGGCGGACCGGTCCCCGCGATCCTGCTGCTCATCGCCATGTGCGTGCTGAGCCTGGTCTGCCTGGCCTTCGCGCCGCGCCACCGCGACGCCGTACCGCAACCGGCGGTGCCCGGGCACGCCCTGTCCTGA
- a CDS encoding PucR family transcriptional regulator encodes MPLTVADVLAMPNLELRLLAGRDGLTNQVRWAHVTELADPVPWLRGGELVMTVGLGLSADPGEQVAYVGRLAQAGCAGLAFALDERLSAVPPAVLEEADRRAFPVLEVTGTTPFIAVAEAVAQWHADERIRGERRTVAAQEAMARAAVRGGAPGILGALAAHTGGETLLLDPRGRMRAARPDLDRDWHATAIAAVAGGTADRRRAIAIDQGEWVLSLQSLGFSGPPRGWLALWCRGPLEWHVRMLANQAACLLAIELIGAHRTRARAHAQRAALLASVLDADPASRASAAERLAAVCPVVAPPYEVMVVRARDGAHAALADAALDALADVLGDPATEELTFVCPRPDGLVLVVPESSPRHGPALYDRIAAVAGREVAAGACRASGLAEIATAVTHAAAIAARGRGYGHVDDLEPWALLRDALDPAGASRFAEAVLQPLREHDAQHGTALVSTVHTFLDCGQNLERAARRLRIHRNTLRGRLRTAERVSGRSLDDPRHRLELWLALSLGELVPPGRQG; translated from the coding sequence ATGCCGCTGACCGTCGCCGACGTGCTCGCCATGCCGAACCTGGAGCTCCGGCTGCTCGCGGGACGGGACGGCCTCACCAACCAGGTGCGGTGGGCGCACGTGACCGAGCTGGCCGACCCGGTCCCCTGGCTGCGCGGCGGTGAGCTGGTGATGACCGTCGGCCTCGGCCTCTCCGCGGACCCCGGGGAACAGGTCGCGTACGTCGGCCGGCTGGCCCAGGCCGGGTGCGCCGGCCTCGCCTTCGCCCTGGACGAGCGGCTCTCGGCCGTACCCCCGGCGGTGCTGGAGGAGGCGGACCGCCGCGCCTTCCCGGTGCTGGAGGTCACCGGAACCACCCCGTTCATCGCGGTGGCGGAGGCCGTGGCCCAGTGGCACGCGGACGAGCGGATCCGCGGCGAGCGGCGCACGGTCGCCGCGCAGGAGGCGATGGCCCGCGCCGCGGTCCGGGGCGGGGCGCCCGGCATCCTCGGCGCGCTCGCCGCGCACACCGGCGGCGAGACCCTCCTCCTCGATCCCCGCGGCCGGATGCGCGCCGCCCGCCCCGACCTGGACCGGGACTGGCACGCCACCGCGATCGCGGCCGTGGCCGGCGGTACGGCCGACCGGCGGCGGGCCATCGCGATCGACCAAGGCGAATGGGTGCTGTCGCTGCAGAGTCTCGGCTTCTCCGGCCCGCCGCGCGGCTGGCTGGCGCTGTGGTGCCGGGGCCCGCTCGAGTGGCACGTGCGCATGCTCGCCAACCAGGCGGCCTGCCTGCTCGCGATCGAGCTGATCGGCGCGCACCGCACCCGCGCCCGGGCCCACGCGCAGCGGGCCGCGCTGCTCGCCAGCGTGCTCGACGCCGATCCCGCGTCCCGGGCCTCGGCCGCCGAGCGGCTGGCCGCGGTCTGCCCGGTGGTGGCGCCGCCGTACGAGGTGATGGTGGTCCGGGCCCGGGACGGCGCGCACGCCGCGCTGGCGGACGCGGCGCTCGACGCGCTCGCCGACGTGCTCGGCGACCCGGCCACCGAGGAGCTGACCTTCGTCTGCCCGCGCCCGGACGGGCTGGTGCTCGTGGTCCCCGAGTCGTCGCCCCGCCACGGCCCCGCCCTCTACGACCGGATCGCGGCGGTGGCCGGCCGGGAGGTCGCCGCGGGGGCGTGCCGGGCGAGCGGGCTGGCCGAGATCGCCACCGCGGTCACTCACGCGGCCGCGATCGCGGCCCGCGGCCGGGGGTACGGCCACGTGGACGACCTCGAGCCGTGGGCGCTGCTGCGCGACGCGCTCGACCCCGCGGGCGCGAGCCGGTTCGCCGAGGCGGTGCTCCAGCCGCTGCGCGAGCACGACGCCCAGCACGGCACCGCCCTGGTCTCCACGGTGCACACGTTCCTCGACTGCGGCCAGAACCTGGAGCGCGCGGCCCGGCGGCTGCGGATCCACCGCAACACGCTCCGCGGCCGGCTGCGGACCGCGGAGCGGGTCTCCGGCAGGTCCCTCGACGACCCGCGGCACCGGCTGGAGCTGTGGCTCGCGCTGTCTCTGGGCGAGCTGGTCCCACCGGGGCGGCAAGGCTGA
- the purS gene encoding phosphoribosylformylglycinamidine synthase subunit PurS — protein MARVIVDVMLKPEILDPQGQAIARALPRLGFTGVTDVRQGKRFELQLDGPADEAALAQVRKMAETLLANTVIEDFAIRVED, from the coding sequence GTGGCGCGCGTCATCGTGGACGTCATGCTGAAGCCCGAGATCCTGGACCCGCAGGGCCAGGCGATCGCCCGGGCGCTGCCCCGGCTCGGCTTCACCGGCGTCACCGACGTACGGCAGGGCAAGCGGTTCGAGCTCCAGCTCGACGGCCCGGCGGACGAGGCCGCCCTCGCGCAGGTCCGGAAGATGGCGGAGACCCTGCTCGCCAACACCGTGATCGAGGACTTCGCGATCCGCGTCGAAGACTGA
- a CDS encoding ATP-binding protein: MNIEFSLVMPRDPMGIPMVRRMVRSLLRALGVAEECASDILIATSEACTNAVRHGDPATRYEVTARIHDERCELHVAVEDRGPGLPALPRRQPPADVENGRGMLIMRTVMDDVSYEVAPGRSTAVRLSKRLAWEKDALAPHLARLCCRCRDGERCAAV; this comes from the coding sequence TTGAACATCGAATTCTCGCTCGTCATGCCGCGGGATCCCATGGGCATTCCCATGGTCCGGCGCATGGTCCGGAGCCTGCTCCGCGCGCTCGGCGTCGCCGAGGAGTGCGCCTCCGACATCCTGATCGCCACCTCGGAGGCCTGCACCAACGCGGTACGGCATGGCGATCCGGCCACCCGGTACGAGGTGACCGCCAGGATCCACGACGAGCGCTGCGAACTGCACGTCGCCGTGGAGGACCGCGGGCCCGGGCTGCCCGCGCTTCCCCGGAGGCAGCCGCCCGCCGACGTGGAGAACGGCCGGGGCATGCTCATCATGCGCACCGTCATGGACGACGTGTCGTACGAGGTGGCGCCCGGCCGGAGCACCGCCGTACGGCTGAGCAAGCGGCTCGCGTGGGAGAAGGACGCGCTCGCCCCGCACCTGGCCCGCCTCTGCTGCCGCTGCCGGGACGGCGAGCGCTGCGCCGCGGTCTGA
- the purQ gene encoding phosphoribosylformylglycinamidine synthase subunit PurQ, protein MSARVGVVTFPGTLDDQDAARALRLAGAEVVPLWHAERDLKGVDAVFLPGGFSYGDYLRCGAIARFAPIMEELIPAAKSGLPVLGTCNGFQILCEAHLLPGALTRNQNLHYICRDQRIRVENTRTAWTCDFEPGQELLLPIKHGEGRYVADEETLAELEREGRVVFRYAGGNPNGSLNDIAGITNEAGNIVGLMPHPEHAVEELTGAPSVDGRGFFTSILKRLVNA, encoded by the coding sequence ATGAGTGCGCGGGTAGGCGTCGTCACCTTCCCCGGCACACTCGACGATCAGGACGCCGCGCGAGCCCTGCGGCTGGCCGGCGCCGAAGTGGTGCCCCTGTGGCACGCCGAACGCGACCTCAAGGGAGTCGACGCGGTCTTCCTCCCCGGAGGCTTCTCCTACGGGGATTACCTCCGCTGCGGGGCGATCGCCCGGTTCGCCCCGATCATGGAGGAGCTGATCCCGGCGGCGAAGAGCGGGTTGCCCGTGCTCGGCACCTGCAACGGCTTCCAGATCCTGTGCGAGGCGCACCTGCTCCCCGGTGCGCTCACCCGCAACCAGAACCTGCACTACATCTGCCGCGATCAGCGCATCCGGGTGGAGAACACCCGCACCGCGTGGACCTGCGACTTCGAGCCCGGCCAGGAGCTGCTGCTCCCGATCAAGCACGGTGAGGGGCGGTACGTCGCCGACGAGGAGACGCTCGCCGAGCTCGAGCGCGAGGGCCGGGTCGTCTTCCGGTACGCCGGGGGCAACCCGAACGGCTCGCTCAACGACATCGCCGGCATCACCAACGAGGCCGGCAACATCGTGGGCCTCATGCCCCACCCCGAGCACGCGGTGGAGGAGCTCACCGGAGCGCCGAGCGTGGACGGGCGAGGCTTTTTCACCTCGATTCTGAAGAGGCTGGTGAACGCGTGA
- the purL gene encoding phosphoribosylformylglycinamidine synthase subunit PurL translates to MTLDTVERAAQTPDEPQPYAELGMKDDEYQRVREILGRRPTSAELAIYSVMWSEHCSYKSSKVHLRQFATKAPKCDALLVGMGENAGVVDIGDGWAVTFKIESHNHPSYVEPHQGAATGVGGIVRDILSMGARPIAVMDSLRFGGADQPDTKRVLPGVVEGISSYGNCLGLPNIGGEVVFDPCYIGNPLVNALCVGLLRKDQIKLATAPGPGNKVVLFGARTGADGIGGASVLASATFDEESQAKRPAVQVGDPFMEKLLIECCLELFQAGVVVGIQDLGAAGISCATTEMAAKGAGGMRIDLNLVPLRDPTLRPEEILMSESQERMMAIVAPDDVPAFLAICEKWDVPATVIGEVTDTGRLVMTWDGEVIVDIPPGTAANEGPVYERPLREPAGQAALNADGPERLPRPADLRETLLTLLGSPNLASKEWVTSQYDRYVRGNTVLAQPADAGVLRIAEALPGAEPTTRGIALAVDGNGRYAKLDPYAGAQLALSEAYRNVAVTGARPLAVTNCLNFGSPEDPEVMWQFAEAVRGLADACQTLGVPVTGGNVSFYNQTGSTAIHPTPVVGVLGVIEDVSKRIRHGFTAPGLRVALLGETREEFGGSEWAHAIHGHLGGMPPQVNLAAERALAEVLVAAAAAGLAEGSHDLSDGGLGIALAESCLAHGIGCSVELPGGDPFVDLFSESVARALVCVRPEALEEFTRLCARYEVPCQVLGTTGGGSLSVEGVFEIAVEELRETHGRTLPAIFG, encoded by the coding sequence GTGACCCTCGACACGGTCGAGCGTGCGGCGCAGACCCCGGACGAGCCGCAGCCGTACGCCGAGCTCGGCATGAAGGACGACGAGTACCAGCGGGTCCGCGAGATCCTCGGCCGGCGGCCGACCAGCGCGGAGCTGGCGATCTACTCGGTGATGTGGAGCGAGCACTGCTCCTACAAGTCGTCCAAGGTGCACCTCCGGCAGTTCGCCACGAAGGCCCCGAAGTGCGACGCGCTGCTCGTCGGCATGGGGGAGAACGCCGGGGTGGTCGACATCGGCGACGGCTGGGCCGTCACCTTCAAGATCGAGTCGCACAACCACCCCTCGTACGTGGAGCCGCACCAGGGCGCGGCCACCGGGGTCGGCGGCATCGTCCGCGACATCCTCTCCATGGGCGCCCGCCCGATCGCGGTGATGGACTCCCTGCGGTTCGGCGGGGCCGACCAGCCGGACACCAAGCGCGTGCTGCCCGGGGTCGTCGAGGGCATCAGCTCGTACGGCAACTGCCTCGGCCTGCCGAACATCGGCGGCGAGGTGGTCTTCGACCCCTGCTACATCGGCAACCCGCTCGTCAACGCGCTCTGCGTCGGCCTGCTCCGCAAGGACCAGATCAAGCTCGCCACCGCGCCCGGCCCCGGCAACAAGGTGGTGCTGTTCGGGGCGCGGACCGGGGCGGACGGCATCGGCGGCGCCTCGGTGCTCGCGTCGGCCACGTTCGACGAGGAGTCGCAGGCCAAGCGCCCCGCGGTGCAGGTCGGCGACCCGTTCATGGAGAAGCTGCTCATCGAGTGCTGCCTGGAGCTGTTCCAGGCCGGCGTCGTGGTGGGCATCCAGGACCTCGGCGCGGCCGGGATCTCGTGCGCCACGACCGAGATGGCCGCCAAGGGCGCGGGCGGCATGCGGATCGACCTCAACCTCGTCCCGCTGCGCGACCCCACGCTGCGGCCCGAGGAGATCCTGATGAGCGAGTCCCAGGAGCGCATGATGGCGATCGTCGCTCCGGACGACGTCCCGGCGTTCCTGGCGATCTGCGAGAAGTGGGACGTGCCGGCGACCGTGATCGGCGAGGTCACCGACACCGGCCGGCTGGTGATGACCTGGGACGGCGAGGTCATCGTCGACATCCCGCCCGGCACGGCCGCGAACGAGGGCCCGGTCTACGAGCGCCCGCTCCGCGAGCCCGCCGGCCAGGCGGCGCTCAACGCCGACGGGCCGGAACGGCTGCCGCGCCCGGCCGACCTGCGCGAGACCCTGCTCACCCTGCTCGGCTCGCCGAACCTCGCCTCCAAGGAGTGGGTCACCTCCCAGTACGACCGGTACGTGCGGGGCAACACCGTGCTCGCCCAGCCGGCCGACGCCGGGGTGCTCCGCATCGCCGAGGCGCTGCCGGGCGCCGAGCCGACCACCCGGGGGATCGCGCTCGCGGTCGACGGCAACGGCCGGTACGCGAAGCTCGACCCCTACGCCGGGGCGCAGCTCGCGCTCTCCGAGGCGTACCGGAACGTCGCGGTGACCGGGGCGCGGCCGCTCGCCGTCACCAACTGCCTCAACTTCGGCTCCCCGGAGGATCCGGAGGTCATGTGGCAGTTCGCCGAGGCGGTGCGCGGGCTCGCCGACGCCTGCCAGACCCTCGGGGTCCCGGTCACGGGCGGCAACGTCTCGTTCTACAACCAGACCGGCTCCACCGCGATCCACCCGACCCCCGTCGTCGGGGTGCTCGGCGTGATCGAGGACGTGAGCAAGCGGATCCGGCACGGCTTCACCGCCCCGGGCCTGCGCGTGGCCCTGCTCGGCGAGACCCGGGAGGAGTTCGGCGGCTCGGAGTGGGCGCACGCCATCCACGGCCACCTCGGCGGCATGCCCCCGCAGGTGAACCTCGCGGCCGAGCGGGCGCTCGCCGAGGTGCTGGTCGCCGCGGCGGCCGCGGGCCTGGCCGAGGGCTCGCACGACCTGTCCGACGGCGGCCTCGGGATCGCGCTCGCCGAGTCCTGCCTCGCCCACGGCATCGGCTGCTCGGTCGAGCTCCCCGGTGGCGACCCGTTCGTCGACCTGTTCAGCGAGTCGGTCGCGCGGGCGCTCGTCTGCGTGCGCCCGGAGGCGCTCGAGGAGTTCACCCGGCTCTGCGCGCGGTACGAGGTGCCCTGCCAGGTGCTGGGCACCACCGGCGGCGGCTCGCTCTCCGTCGAGGGGGTCTTCGAGATCGCGGTCGAGGAGCTGCGCGAGACCCACGGCCGCACCCTCCCGGCCATCTTCGGCTGA
- a CDS encoding sterol carrier family protein translates to MPPRRRIDAERLREALNAQLAALGAPPFDGPDDAAADACAEAVLRAYTAGLTPVRDAARFAVRHLLDELAARAPGRAVEVRVPPFAAVQCVAGPRHTRGTPPNVVETDPRTWLELATGRLSWSAALAEGRVSASGTRADLSGLLPLRQTAH, encoded by the coding sequence GTGCCGCCACGGAGGAGAATCGACGCGGAAAGGCTCCGAGAGGCCCTCAACGCCCAGCTCGCCGCGCTCGGCGCGCCACCGTTCGACGGCCCCGACGACGCGGCGGCCGACGCCTGTGCCGAGGCCGTGCTGCGGGCGTACACCGCCGGGCTGACCCCGGTGCGGGACGCGGCCCGCTTCGCCGTACGCCACCTGCTCGACGAGCTCGCCGCCCGGGCCCCGGGGCGGGCGGTGGAGGTCCGGGTGCCGCCGTTCGCCGCGGTGCAGTGCGTGGCGGGGCCCCGCCACACCCGGGGCACCCCGCCCAATGTCGTCGAGACGGACCCGCGGACCTGGCTGGAGCTCGCCACCGGGCGGCTCTCCTGGTCCGCCGCGCTCGCCGAGGGCCGGGTCTCGGCGAGCGGCACGCGGGCCGACCTCTCCGGTCTGCTACCGCTGCGCCAGACCGCTCACTGA
- a CDS encoding DUF4190 domain-containing protein: MTTPEHTPPADDPRFPPPPSGPQQPYGWAPHEGPYGGPAPGTGGLPPMPPARPPEPGAGVGTAALIFGICGLVLLPLCGIGVLFAIVAFILGIAGIAKNSGKGQAVAGLVLSVCTFVGAVAFAVFLYHYLTSTGLDACLLDETISSDPDRLRDCVMDVLSRHQ; this comes from the coding sequence GTGACGACACCCGAGCACACCCCTCCCGCCGACGATCCCCGGTTCCCGCCGCCCCCGTCCGGGCCGCAGCAGCCGTACGGCTGGGCGCCGCACGAGGGGCCGTACGGGGGCCCGGCCCCGGGGACCGGAGGTCTGCCCCCGATGCCGCCGGCGCGGCCGCCGGAGCCGGGCGCCGGGGTCGGCACGGCGGCCCTGATCTTCGGCATCTGCGGCCTGGTCCTGCTGCCGCTGTGCGGCATCGGCGTGCTCTTCGCGATCGTGGCCTTCATCCTCGGCATCGCGGGGATCGCCAAGAACTCCGGCAAGGGTCAGGCGGTGGCCGGCCTGGTGCTCAGCGTGTGCACCTTCGTCGGGGCCGTCGCCTTCGCGGTGTTCCTGTACCACTACCTGACCTCGACCGGCCTCGACGCCTGCCTCCTCGACGAGACGATCTCGTCCGACCCGGACCGTCTGCGGGACTGCGTGATGGACGTGCTCAGCCGCCATCAGTGA